A window of Mangifera indica cultivar Alphonso chromosome 11, CATAS_Mindica_2.1, whole genome shotgun sequence contains these coding sequences:
- the LOC123228960 gene encoding protein phosphatase methylesterase 1-like isoform X1: MDSSNLSSLPEESLEEELEQPSKRSEAPLPTAYASVPLRSPSQIPNPLSKLEFGTGASAESYNLLEEDNSWLAARSSPQKYSPLDWSGYFDEEKDVSIPDSNDVFHVYMAGTEGPVVFCLHGGGYSGLSFALSTSKIKEKARVVALDLRGHGKSSTENDLDLSVETMCNDVLAVVKEMYGESPPAIVLVGHSMGGSVAVHVAAKKILSTLAGLVVVDVVEGTAMASLIHMQKILSSRMQHFSSIEKAIEWTVKGGALRNIDSARVSIPPTLKYDDSKKCYVYRAQLEETEQYWRGWYEGLSEKFLSCPVPKLLLLAGTDRLDSSKGMELARPLTIGQMQGKFQMVVVRHTGHAIQEDAPEEFVTLILNFISRNRIGPHGVEIPGLRRPLQS; encoded by the exons ATGGATTCGTCGAATCTCAGTTCACTACCCGAAGAGAGCTTAGAAGAAGAGCTAGAACAACCGTCAAAACGGAGCGAAGCGCCGTTGCCCACCGCTTACGCCTCTGTTCCTCTTCGCTCTCCCTCTCA AATCCCTAACCCGCttagcaaacttgaatttgGAACTGGGGCCTCTGCTGAATCCTACAATCTTTTGGAAGAAGATAACTCTTGGCTTGCTGCCAG GAGTTCTCCGCAAAAATACTCACCTTTGGATTGGTCGGGCTATTTTGATGAAGAGAAGGATGTCTCCATCCCTGATTCAAATGAT GTCTTTCATGTATATATGGCAGGAACAGAAGGACCAGTGGTTTTTTGCCTGCATGGGGGTGGATATTCTGG GCTTTCATTTGCTTTATCAACTAGTAAAATTAAGGAGAAAGCTCGGGTAGTTGCTTTGGACCTGAGAGGACATGGAAAATCGTCCACAGAAAATGATCTTGACCTCTCTGTTGAG ACTATGTGCAATGATGTTTTAGCTGTTGTAAAGGAAATGTATGGAGAATCTCCTCCAGCAATTGTGCTTGTTGGCCACAG CATGGGAGGCTCAGTTGCTGTGCATGTTGCTGCAAAGAAAATATTGAGTACCTTGGCTGGGCTGGTGGTTGTGGATGTTGTAGAG GGAACAGCTATGGCTTCATTGATACATATGCAGAAAATCCTATCAAGCAGAATGCAGCACTTTTCAAGTATTGAAAAAGCG ATTGAATGGACTGTCAAAGGAGGTGCTTTGAGAAATATTGACTCTGCTCGTGTTTCTATCCCTCCCACGTTGAAGTATGATGATTCAAAGAAGTG CTATGTGTATCGAGCACAGTTGGAAGAAACTGAGCAATATTGGAGAGGATG GTATGAAGGGCTTTCGGAGAAATTTTTGTCATGTCCAGTCCCAAAGCTCTTGCTGCTAGCAGGAACAGACAGACTGGACAG TTCCAAGGGAATGGAATTGGCAAG ACCTCTCACAATTGGGCAAATGCAAGGAAAATTTCAGATGGTGGTTGTGAGGCATACTGGGCATGCTATACAG GAAGATGCTCCTGAGGAATTTGTGACACTGATACTCAATTTTATATCTCGGAACCGAATTGGCCCTCATGGAGTTGAG ATACCAGGACTCCGTCGGCCGTTGCAGTCATAA
- the LOC123228960 gene encoding protein phosphatase methylesterase 1-like isoform X4 — protein sequence MDSSNLSSLPEESLEEELEQPSKRSEAPLPTAYASVPLRSPSQSSPQKYSPLDWSGYFDEEKDVSIPDSNDVFHVYMAGTEGPVVFCLHGGGYSGLSFALSTSKIKEKARVVALDLRGHGKSSTENDLDLSVETMCNDVLAVVKEMYGESPPAIVLVGHSMGGSVAVHVAAKKILSTLAGLVVVDVVEGTAMASLIHMQKILSSRMQHFSSIEKAIEWTVKGGALRNIDSARVSIPPTLKYDDSKKCYVYRAQLEETEQYWRGWYEGLSEKFLSCPVPKLLLLAGTDRLDSSKGMELARPLTIGQMQGKFQMVVVRHTGHAIQEDAPEEFVTLILNFISRNRIGPHGVEIPGLRRPLQS from the exons ATGGATTCGTCGAATCTCAGTTCACTACCCGAAGAGAGCTTAGAAGAAGAGCTAGAACAACCGTCAAAACGGAGCGAAGCGCCGTTGCCCACCGCTTACGCCTCTGTTCCTCTTCGCTCTCCCTCTCA GAGTTCTCCGCAAAAATACTCACCTTTGGATTGGTCGGGCTATTTTGATGAAGAGAAGGATGTCTCCATCCCTGATTCAAATGAT GTCTTTCATGTATATATGGCAGGAACAGAAGGACCAGTGGTTTTTTGCCTGCATGGGGGTGGATATTCTGG GCTTTCATTTGCTTTATCAACTAGTAAAATTAAGGAGAAAGCTCGGGTAGTTGCTTTGGACCTGAGAGGACATGGAAAATCGTCCACAGAAAATGATCTTGACCTCTCTGTTGAG ACTATGTGCAATGATGTTTTAGCTGTTGTAAAGGAAATGTATGGAGAATCTCCTCCAGCAATTGTGCTTGTTGGCCACAG CATGGGAGGCTCAGTTGCTGTGCATGTTGCTGCAAAGAAAATATTGAGTACCTTGGCTGGGCTGGTGGTTGTGGATGTTGTAGAG GGAACAGCTATGGCTTCATTGATACATATGCAGAAAATCCTATCAAGCAGAATGCAGCACTTTTCAAGTATTGAAAAAGCG ATTGAATGGACTGTCAAAGGAGGTGCTTTGAGAAATATTGACTCTGCTCGTGTTTCTATCCCTCCCACGTTGAAGTATGATGATTCAAAGAAGTG CTATGTGTATCGAGCACAGTTGGAAGAAACTGAGCAATATTGGAGAGGATG GTATGAAGGGCTTTCGGAGAAATTTTTGTCATGTCCAGTCCCAAAGCTCTTGCTGCTAGCAGGAACAGACAGACTGGACAG TTCCAAGGGAATGGAATTGGCAAG ACCTCTCACAATTGGGCAAATGCAAGGAAAATTTCAGATGGTGGTTGTGAGGCATACTGGGCATGCTATACAG GAAGATGCTCCTGAGGAATTTGTGACACTGATACTCAATTTTATATCTCGGAACCGAATTGGCCCTCATGGAGTTGAG ATACCAGGACTCCGTCGGCCGTTGCAGTCATAA
- the LOC123228960 gene encoding protein phosphatase methylesterase 1-like isoform X5, which translates to MDSSNLSSLPEESLEEELEQPSKRSEAPLPTAYASVPLRSPSQSSPQKYSPLDWSGYFDEEKDVSIPDSNDVFHVYMAGTEGPVVFCLHGGGYSGLSFALSTSKIKEKARVVALDLRGHGKSSTENDLDLSVETMCNDVLAVVKEMYGESPPAIVLVGHSMGGSVAVHVAAKKILSTLAGLVVVDVVEGTAMASLIHMQKILSSRMQHFSSIEKAIEWTVKGGALRNIDSARVSIPPTLKYDDSKKCYVYRAQLEETEQYWRGWYEGLSEKFLSCPVPKLLLLAGTDRLDRPLTIGQMQGKFQMVVVRHTGHAIQEDAPEEFVTLILNFISRNRIGPHGVEIPGLRRPLQS; encoded by the exons ATGGATTCGTCGAATCTCAGTTCACTACCCGAAGAGAGCTTAGAAGAAGAGCTAGAACAACCGTCAAAACGGAGCGAAGCGCCGTTGCCCACCGCTTACGCCTCTGTTCCTCTTCGCTCTCCCTCTCA GAGTTCTCCGCAAAAATACTCACCTTTGGATTGGTCGGGCTATTTTGATGAAGAGAAGGATGTCTCCATCCCTGATTCAAATGAT GTCTTTCATGTATATATGGCAGGAACAGAAGGACCAGTGGTTTTTTGCCTGCATGGGGGTGGATATTCTGG GCTTTCATTTGCTTTATCAACTAGTAAAATTAAGGAGAAAGCTCGGGTAGTTGCTTTGGACCTGAGAGGACATGGAAAATCGTCCACAGAAAATGATCTTGACCTCTCTGTTGAG ACTATGTGCAATGATGTTTTAGCTGTTGTAAAGGAAATGTATGGAGAATCTCCTCCAGCAATTGTGCTTGTTGGCCACAG CATGGGAGGCTCAGTTGCTGTGCATGTTGCTGCAAAGAAAATATTGAGTACCTTGGCTGGGCTGGTGGTTGTGGATGTTGTAGAG GGAACAGCTATGGCTTCATTGATACATATGCAGAAAATCCTATCAAGCAGAATGCAGCACTTTTCAAGTATTGAAAAAGCG ATTGAATGGACTGTCAAAGGAGGTGCTTTGAGAAATATTGACTCTGCTCGTGTTTCTATCCCTCCCACGTTGAAGTATGATGATTCAAAGAAGTG CTATGTGTATCGAGCACAGTTGGAAGAAACTGAGCAATATTGGAGAGGATG GTATGAAGGGCTTTCGGAGAAATTTTTGTCATGTCCAGTCCCAAAGCTCTTGCTGCTAGCAGGAACAGACAGACTGGACAG ACCTCTCACAATTGGGCAAATGCAAGGAAAATTTCAGATGGTGGTTGTGAGGCATACTGGGCATGCTATACAG GAAGATGCTCCTGAGGAATTTGTGACACTGATACTCAATTTTATATCTCGGAACCGAATTGGCCCTCATGGAGTTGAG ATACCAGGACTCCGTCGGCCGTTGCAGTCATAA
- the LOC123228960 gene encoding protein phosphatase methylesterase 1-like isoform X2 yields MDSSNLSSLPEESLEEELEQPSKRSEAPLPTAYASVPLRSPSHKLEFGTGASAESYNLLEEDNSWLAARSSPQKYSPLDWSGYFDEEKDVSIPDSNDVFHVYMAGTEGPVVFCLHGGGYSGLSFALSTSKIKEKARVVALDLRGHGKSSTENDLDLSVETMCNDVLAVVKEMYGESPPAIVLVGHSMGGSVAVHVAAKKILSTLAGLVVVDVVEGTAMASLIHMQKILSSRMQHFSSIEKAIEWTVKGGALRNIDSARVSIPPTLKYDDSKKCYVYRAQLEETEQYWRGWYEGLSEKFLSCPVPKLLLLAGTDRLDSSKGMELARPLTIGQMQGKFQMVVVRHTGHAIQEDAPEEFVTLILNFISRNRIGPHGVEIPGLRRPLQS; encoded by the exons ATGGATTCGTCGAATCTCAGTTCACTACCCGAAGAGAGCTTAGAAGAAGAGCTAGAACAACCGTCAAAACGGAGCGAAGCGCCGTTGCCCACCGCTTACGCCTCTGTTCCTCTTCGCTCTCCCTCTCA caaacttgaatttgGAACTGGGGCCTCTGCTGAATCCTACAATCTTTTGGAAGAAGATAACTCTTGGCTTGCTGCCAG GAGTTCTCCGCAAAAATACTCACCTTTGGATTGGTCGGGCTATTTTGATGAAGAGAAGGATGTCTCCATCCCTGATTCAAATGAT GTCTTTCATGTATATATGGCAGGAACAGAAGGACCAGTGGTTTTTTGCCTGCATGGGGGTGGATATTCTGG GCTTTCATTTGCTTTATCAACTAGTAAAATTAAGGAGAAAGCTCGGGTAGTTGCTTTGGACCTGAGAGGACATGGAAAATCGTCCACAGAAAATGATCTTGACCTCTCTGTTGAG ACTATGTGCAATGATGTTTTAGCTGTTGTAAAGGAAATGTATGGAGAATCTCCTCCAGCAATTGTGCTTGTTGGCCACAG CATGGGAGGCTCAGTTGCTGTGCATGTTGCTGCAAAGAAAATATTGAGTACCTTGGCTGGGCTGGTGGTTGTGGATGTTGTAGAG GGAACAGCTATGGCTTCATTGATACATATGCAGAAAATCCTATCAAGCAGAATGCAGCACTTTTCAAGTATTGAAAAAGCG ATTGAATGGACTGTCAAAGGAGGTGCTTTGAGAAATATTGACTCTGCTCGTGTTTCTATCCCTCCCACGTTGAAGTATGATGATTCAAAGAAGTG CTATGTGTATCGAGCACAGTTGGAAGAAACTGAGCAATATTGGAGAGGATG GTATGAAGGGCTTTCGGAGAAATTTTTGTCATGTCCAGTCCCAAAGCTCTTGCTGCTAGCAGGAACAGACAGACTGGACAG TTCCAAGGGAATGGAATTGGCAAG ACCTCTCACAATTGGGCAAATGCAAGGAAAATTTCAGATGGTGGTTGTGAGGCATACTGGGCATGCTATACAG GAAGATGCTCCTGAGGAATTTGTGACACTGATACTCAATTTTATATCTCGGAACCGAATTGGCCCTCATGGAGTTGAG ATACCAGGACTCCGTCGGCCGTTGCAGTCATAA
- the LOC123229086 gene encoding cytochrome c-like — MASFNEAPPGDARAGEKIFKTKCAQCHTVEKGASHKQGPNLNGLFGRQSGTTPGYSYSAANKNMAVIWEEKTLYDYLLNPKKYIPGTKMVFPGLKKPQERTDLIAYLKESTAA; from the exons ATGGCGTCGTTCAATGAGGCTCCTCCCGGTGACGCTAGGGCTGGAGAGAAGATCTTCAAGACCAAGTGTGCCCAGTGCCATACCGTCGAGAAAGGCGCCAGTCACAAGCAGG GACCCAATCTTAATGGACTGTTTGGAAGGCAATCTGGTACAACACCCGGATACTCCTACTCTGCTGCTAACAAGAATATGGCTGTGATTTGGGAGGAAAAGACATTGTACGATTACCTGCTCAACCCCAAGAAG TACATTCCTGGAACGAAGATGGTTTTCCCTGGTTTGAAGAAGCCACAGGAGCGTACCGACCTCATTGCATACTTGAAGGAATCCACTGCTGCTTGA
- the LOC123228960 gene encoding protein phosphatase methylesterase 1-like isoform X3 has product MDSSNLSSLPEESLEEELEQPSKRSEAPLPTAYASVPLRSPSQIPNPLSKLEFGTGASAESYNLLEEDNSWLAARSSPQKYSPLDWSGYFDEEKDVSIPDSNDVFHVYMAGTEGPVVFCLHGGGYSGLSFALSTSKIKEKARVVALDLRGHGKSSTENDLDLSVETMCNDVLAVVKEMYGESPPAIVLVGHSMGGSVAVHVAAKKILSTLAGLVVVDVVEGTAMASLIHMQKILSSRMQHFSSIEKAIEWTVKGGALRNIDSARVSIPPTLKYDDSKKCYVYRAQLEETEQYWRGWYEGLSEKFLSCPVPKLLLLAGTDRLDRPLTIGQMQGKFQMVVVRHTGHAIQEDAPEEFVTLILNFISRNRIGPHGVEIPGLRRPLQS; this is encoded by the exons ATGGATTCGTCGAATCTCAGTTCACTACCCGAAGAGAGCTTAGAAGAAGAGCTAGAACAACCGTCAAAACGGAGCGAAGCGCCGTTGCCCACCGCTTACGCCTCTGTTCCTCTTCGCTCTCCCTCTCA AATCCCTAACCCGCttagcaaacttgaatttgGAACTGGGGCCTCTGCTGAATCCTACAATCTTTTGGAAGAAGATAACTCTTGGCTTGCTGCCAG GAGTTCTCCGCAAAAATACTCACCTTTGGATTGGTCGGGCTATTTTGATGAAGAGAAGGATGTCTCCATCCCTGATTCAAATGAT GTCTTTCATGTATATATGGCAGGAACAGAAGGACCAGTGGTTTTTTGCCTGCATGGGGGTGGATATTCTGG GCTTTCATTTGCTTTATCAACTAGTAAAATTAAGGAGAAAGCTCGGGTAGTTGCTTTGGACCTGAGAGGACATGGAAAATCGTCCACAGAAAATGATCTTGACCTCTCTGTTGAG ACTATGTGCAATGATGTTTTAGCTGTTGTAAAGGAAATGTATGGAGAATCTCCTCCAGCAATTGTGCTTGTTGGCCACAG CATGGGAGGCTCAGTTGCTGTGCATGTTGCTGCAAAGAAAATATTGAGTACCTTGGCTGGGCTGGTGGTTGTGGATGTTGTAGAG GGAACAGCTATGGCTTCATTGATACATATGCAGAAAATCCTATCAAGCAGAATGCAGCACTTTTCAAGTATTGAAAAAGCG ATTGAATGGACTGTCAAAGGAGGTGCTTTGAGAAATATTGACTCTGCTCGTGTTTCTATCCCTCCCACGTTGAAGTATGATGATTCAAAGAAGTG CTATGTGTATCGAGCACAGTTGGAAGAAACTGAGCAATATTGGAGAGGATG GTATGAAGGGCTTTCGGAGAAATTTTTGTCATGTCCAGTCCCAAAGCTCTTGCTGCTAGCAGGAACAGACAGACTGGACAG ACCTCTCACAATTGGGCAAATGCAAGGAAAATTTCAGATGGTGGTTGTGAGGCATACTGGGCATGCTATACAG GAAGATGCTCCTGAGGAATTTGTGACACTGATACTCAATTTTATATCTCGGAACCGAATTGGCCCTCATGGAGTTGAG ATACCAGGACTCCGTCGGCCGTTGCAGTCATAA